The following coding sequences lie in one Vicinamibacterales bacterium genomic window:
- a CDS encoding fumarate reductase/succinate dehydrogenase flavoprotein subunit → GEAPRKIMTLDSHVPGGALAEKWDRHRFESKLVNPANRRKYTVIVVGTGLAGASAASSLGELGYQVKSFCIHDSPRRAHSIAAQGGINAAKNYQNDGDSVQRLFYDTIKGGDYRAREANVFRLSQLSVNIIDQCVAQGVPFAREYGGLLDNRSFGGAQVSRTFYARGQTGQQLLLGAYQSMMRQVEKGSVQLFANREMLDLVIVGGQARGIITRHLITGALERHAGDAVLLCTGGYGTAYYLSTNAVNSNVTAAWRAHKRGAFFANPCYTQIHPTCIPVSGTHQSKLTLMSESLRNDGRVWVPQRKDDERPPQQIPEAERDYYLERKYPSFGNLVPRDVASRNAKTVCDEGRGVGESGLAVYLDFADAIKRLGPEVIKARYGNLFDMYRKITDADPYQVPMRIYPAIHYTMGGLWVDYNLMSNVPGLHVLGEANFSDHGANRLGASALMQGLADGYFVIPYTLAHYLGGAQFPAVSTDHEAFGEAEHNVQARIDRLLAVKGRETPRQLHRRLGQLLWDYVGMARNAEGLRHALAEIPRLRDEFWQNLSVPGEPGNLNKNLEYAGRVADYLEFAEVLALDALQRTESCGGHFREESQTPDGEALRDDERFSYVAAWEFKGVGAPPELHKEPLTFEYVKPSQRSYK, encoded by the coding sequence CGTCGTCGGCACCGGACTGGCGGGCGCCTCGGCGGCGAGTTCGCTGGGCGAGCTGGGCTACCAGGTGAAGAGCTTCTGCATTCACGACAGTCCCCGCCGCGCCCACAGCATCGCCGCCCAGGGGGGCATCAACGCCGCGAAGAATTACCAGAACGACGGCGACAGCGTCCAGCGGCTGTTCTACGACACGATCAAGGGTGGCGATTATCGCGCGCGCGAGGCCAACGTCTTCCGCCTCTCCCAGCTGAGCGTCAACATCATCGATCAGTGCGTGGCTCAGGGGGTCCCGTTCGCGCGCGAGTACGGCGGGCTCCTCGACAACCGCTCGTTCGGAGGCGCGCAGGTGTCGCGCACCTTCTACGCGCGCGGCCAGACCGGCCAGCAGCTGCTGCTCGGCGCCTACCAGTCGATGATGCGGCAGGTCGAGAAGGGATCCGTCCAGCTCTTCGCCAATCGCGAGATGCTCGACCTGGTGATCGTCGGCGGCCAGGCGCGCGGCATCATCACCCGCCACCTGATCACCGGCGCGCTCGAGCGGCATGCCGGCGACGCCGTGCTGCTCTGCACCGGCGGCTATGGCACGGCCTATTACCTCTCGACCAATGCCGTCAACTCGAACGTGACCGCCGCGTGGCGGGCTCACAAGCGCGGCGCCTTCTTCGCCAACCCCTGCTACACCCAGATTCACCCGACCTGCATCCCGGTCTCCGGTACCCATCAGTCGAAGCTGACGCTGATGTCGGAGTCGCTCCGCAACGACGGGCGGGTGTGGGTGCCGCAGCGCAAGGACGACGAGCGGCCGCCGCAGCAGATTCCGGAAGCCGAACGCGACTACTACCTCGAGCGGAAGTATCCGAGCTTCGGCAACCTCGTGCCGCGCGACGTCGCGTCGCGCAACGCCAAGACCGTCTGCGACGAAGGCCGCGGCGTCGGTGAGAGCGGCCTCGCCGTGTACCTCGACTTCGCCGACGCGATCAAGCGGCTCGGCCCCGAGGTGATCAAGGCGCGCTACGGCAATCTCTTCGACATGTACAGGAAGATCACCGACGCGGATCCGTATCAGGTGCCGATGCGGATCTACCCGGCGATCCACTACACCATGGGCGGCCTCTGGGTCGACTACAACCTGATGAGCAACGTGCCGGGGCTGCACGTCCTCGGCGAAGCCAACTTCTCCGATCACGGCGCCAACCGCCTCGGCGCGAGCGCCTTGATGCAGGGACTGGCCGACGGCTACTTCGTGATCCCCTATACGCTCGCCCACTATCTCGGCGGCGCCCAGTTTCCAGCCGTGTCGACCGACCACGAGGCCTTCGGCGAGGCCGAGCACAACGTCCAGGCACGGATCGACAGGCTCCTGGCCGTGAAGGGGCGCGAAACGCCGCGCCAGCTCCATCGCCGGCTGGGCCAGCTCCTGTGGGACTACGTCGGCATGGCCCGCAACGCCGAGGGGCTCAGACACGCCCTCGCCGAGATCCCGCGGCTGCGCGACGAGTTCTGGCAGAACCTCTCGGTTCCGGGCGAACCCGGCAACCTGAACAAGAACCTCGAGTACGCCGGCCGCGTCGCCGACTACCTCGAATTCGCCGAAGTCCTGGCGCTCGACGCGCTGCAGCGCACGGAATCGTGCGGCGGCCACTTCCGCGAGGAGAGTCAGACGCCCGACGGCGAAGCGCTGCGCGACGACGAGCGCTTCTCGTACGTGGCCGCGTGGGAATTCAAGGGCGTCGGCGCGCCGCCCGAGCTCCACAAGGAGCCGCTCACCTTCGAGTACGTGAAACCGTCACAGCGCAGCTACAAGTAA
- a CDS encoding succinate dehydrogenase/fumarate reductase iron-sulfur subunit, which yields MRITLRVWRQNGPNTQGRLETYVAADVSPDMSFLEMLDVVNEGLIASGTDPIAFDSDCREGICGACGFLIDGVAHGPMRGTTVCQLHMRSFKDGDTLTLEPWRARAFPLVKDLVVDRSAFDRIIQAGGYTSINVGGPQDANAILVPKPVSDLAMDAAQCIGCGACVAQCKNASAALFASAKISHLGLLPQGQPERYSRVVAMIDRHDAEGFGSCSNEGECEAVCPKDISITGIARMHRDYFKARVLRRG from the coding sequence ATGCGGATCACATTGAGAGTGTGGCGGCAGAACGGGCCCAACACGCAGGGCCGGCTGGAGACGTACGTCGCGGCCGACGTGTCCCCCGACATGTCGTTCCTCGAAATGCTCGACGTGGTCAACGAGGGGCTGATCGCCAGCGGAACCGACCCGATCGCCTTCGATTCGGACTGCCGCGAGGGCATCTGCGGTGCCTGCGGATTCCTGATCGACGGCGTCGCGCATGGACCGATGCGCGGCACCACGGTTTGCCAGCTGCACATGCGGTCGTTCAAGGACGGCGACACGCTGACCCTGGAGCCGTGGCGCGCCCGCGCCTTCCCGCTCGTCAAGGATCTCGTTGTCGACCGCTCGGCCTTCGACCGGATCATCCAGGCCGGCGGCTACACGTCGATCAACGTCGGCGGCCCGCAGGACGCCAACGCGATCCTCGTGCCCAAGCCAGTGTCGGATCTCGCGATGGATGCGGCGCAGTGCATCGGCTGCGGCGCCTGCGTGGCGCAGTGCAAGAACGCCTCGGCGGCGCTCTTCGCGTCCGCCAAGATCTCGCACCTCGGCCTCCTGCCCCAGGGTCAGCCGGAGCGCTATTCGCGCGTCGTGGCGATGATCGACCGTCACGACGCCGAGGGGTTCGGCAGCTGCTCCAACGAGGGCGAGTGCGAAGCGGTGTGTCCCAAAGACATCTCGATCACCGGCATCGCCCGCATGCACCGCGACTACTTCAAGGCGAGGGTGCTGCGCCGAGGCTGA